In Equus przewalskii isolate Varuska chromosome 6, EquPr2, whole genome shotgun sequence, one DNA window encodes the following:
- the DNAJB1 gene encoding dnaJ homolog subfamily B member 1 translates to MGKDYYQTLGLARGASDEEIKRAYRRQALRYHPDKNKEPGAEERFKEVAEAYDVLSDPRKRDIFDRFGEEGLKGGGPSGGGGGGANGSSFSYTFHGDPHAMFAEFFGGRNPFDTFFGQRNGEEGMDVDDPLFPGFPMGVGGFPTVNFGRPRPAPEPARRKQDPPVTHDLRVSLEEIYSGCTKKMKISHKRLGPDGKSVRNEDKILTIEVKRGWKEGTKITFPKEGDQTSSNIPADIVFVLKDKPHNVFKRDGSDVIYPARISLREALCGCTVNVPTLDGRTIPVVFKDVIRPGMRRKVPGEGLPLPKTPDKRGDLVIEFEVVFPERIPQTSRTVLEQVLPV, encoded by the exons ATGGGCAAAGACTACTATCAGACGCTGGGCCTGGCCCGCGGCGCGTCGGACGAGGAGATCAAGCGGGCCTACCGCCGTCAGGCGCTGCGCTACCACCCCGACAAGAACAAGGAACCGGGCGCCGAGGAGCGCTTCAAGGAGGTGGCCGAGGCCTACGACGTGCTCAGCGACCCGCGCAAGCGCGACATTTTCGACCGCTTCGGCGAGGAGG GCCTGAAGGGCGGCGGCCCcagcggcgggggcggcggcggcgcgaaCGGCTCGTCCTTCAGCTATACGTTCCATGGGGACCCGCACGCCATGTTCGCCGAGTTCTTCGGCGGCCGAAACCCGTTCGACACGTTCTTCGGGCAGCGCAACGGCGAGGAGGGCATGGACGTGGACGACCCGCTCTTCCCCGGCTTCCCCATGGGCGTAGGCGGCTTCCCCACCGTGAACTTCggccgcccccggcccgccccggAGCCCGCGCGCAGGAAGCAGGACCCGCCGGTCACGCACGACCTGCGCGTGTCGCTGGAGGAGATCTACAGCGGCTGCACCAAGAAGATGAAAATCTCGCACAAGCGGCTCGGCCCCGACGGCAAGAGCGTGCGCAACGAGGACAAGATCCTCACCATCGAGGTGAAGCGCGGCTGGAAGGAGGGCACCAAGATCACTTTCCCCAAAGAGGGCGACCAGACCTCCAGCAACATTCCTGCCGACATTGTCTTCGTGCTCAAGGACAAGCCGCACAATGTCTTCAAGAGGGACGGCTCTGACGTCATTTACCCGGCTCGGATCTCTCTCCGGGAG GCTCTCTGCGGCTGCACGGTGAACGTGCCCACCCTGGACGGCAGGACCATCCCGGTCGTGTTCAAAGACGTCATCCGGCCCGGCATGCGACGTAAGGTCCCCGGAGAAGGCCTCCCGCTGCCCAAGACGCCCGACAAACGCGGAGACCTCGTCATCGAGTTCGAGGTGGTGTTCCCCGAGAGAATCCCGCAGACGTCGAGAACCGTGCTGGAGCAGGTGCTGCCGGTCTAG